The Rhodopseudomonas palustris genome window below encodes:
- a CDS encoding phasin has product MDQEERDRFEIPKEMRSMAEAGFDQARKAFEHMLSSAQQTAATIEDRGAAARANAKEITGRAVSFAERNVHAALDYAQQLVHAKDLGDVMRVHTEYVQSQMKALAEQASELGQVVTKAAQDVAKPKS; this is encoded by the coding sequence ATGGATCAGGAAGAGCGTGATCGGTTCGAGATTCCCAAGGAAATGCGCTCGATGGCCGAGGCTGGGTTCGATCAGGCCCGCAAGGCGTTCGAGCACATGCTGTCCAGCGCCCAGCAGACTGCCGCCACCATCGAAGATCGCGGCGCCGCCGCCCGGGCCAATGCCAAAGAGATCACCGGCCGCGCCGTCAGCTTCGCCGAGCGCAACGTTCATGCGGCGCTCGACTACGCCCAGCAGCTTGTCCACGCCAAGGACCTCGGCGACGTGATGCGGGTGCACACCGAATACGTTCAGTCGCAGATGAAAGCGCTCGCCGAGCAGGCCAGCGAGCTCGGCCAGGTCGTCACCAAGGCGGCTCAGGACGTGGCCAAGCCGAAGAGCTGA
- a CDS encoding phasin — MADSSDPFSTVMPFQLPEQVRAFAEKGVSQARESYAKLKDVAETQNGTIEAVFTSASKGATDYSTKVFDFVKTNTSASFDFAQSLIGAKTLPDMMELWTSHAKKQIETLTAQTKELTELTQKVAAETVEPIKANASKIFKPAA; from the coding sequence ATGGCCGACTCGAGCGATCCGTTTTCCACCGTGATGCCGTTCCAGCTTCCGGAGCAGGTCCGCGCCTTCGCCGAAAAGGGCGTGTCGCAGGCCCGCGAAAGCTACGCCAAGCTGAAGGACGTCGCCGAGACCCAGAACGGCACCATCGAGGCGGTGTTCACCTCGGCCAGCAAGGGCGCGACCGACTATTCGACCAAGGTGTTCGACTTCGTGAAGACCAACACCAGCGCCAGCTTCGACTTCGCGCAGAGCCTGATCGGCGCCAAGACCCTGCCGGACATGATGGAATTGTGGACGTCCCACGCCAAGAAGCAGATCGAGACGCTGACCGCGCAGACCAAAGAGCTCACCGAGCTGACCCAGAAGGTCGCCGCCGAGACGGTCGAGCCGATCAAGGCCAACGCCTCGAAGATCTTCAAGCCCGCCGCCTGA